One Salvia splendens isolate huo1 chromosome 22, SspV2, whole genome shotgun sequence DNA segment encodes these proteins:
- the LOC121787611 gene encoding 60S ribosomal protein L8, whose translation MGRVIRAQRKGAGSVFKSHTHHRKGPARFRSLDFGERNGYLKGVVTEIIHDPGRGAPLARVTFRHPFRFQHQKELFVAAEGMYTGQFVYCGKKANLVVGNVLPLRSVPEGAVICNVEHHVGDRGVFARASGDYAIVISHNPDNGTSRIKLPSGAKKIVPSGCRAMIGQVAGGGRTEKPMLKAGNAYHKFRVKRNSWPKVRGVAMNPVEHPHGGGNHQHIGHASTVRRDAPPGQKVGLIAARRTGRLRGQAAATAAKADKA comes from the exons ATGGGTCGCGTAATCCGCGCACAGCGTAAGGGAGCAGGTTCGGTGTTCAAGTCCCACACCCACCACCGCAAGGGCCCCGCCCGGTTCCGCTCCCTCGACTTCGGCGAGCGCAACGGCTACCTTAAGGGCGTGGTCACCGAGATCATCCACGACCCCGGCCGCGGCGCCCCCCTCGCCCGCGTCACCTTCCGCCACCCCTTCCGCTTCCAGCACCAGAAGGAGCTCTTCGTCGCCGCCGAGGGCATGTACACCGGCCAGTTCGTTTACTGCGGTAAGAAGGCCAATCTCGTCGTCGGCAACGTCTTGCCCCTCAGATCCGTCCCCGAGGGCGCCGTCATCTGCAACGTCGAGCACCACGTCGGTGACCGCGGTGTCTTCGCTAGGGCTTCTGGTGATTATGCTATTGTCATCTCGCACAATCCTGATAATGGAACCTCTAG AATCAAGCTCCCTTCAGGAGCCAAAAAGATTGTGCCTAGTGGCTGCCGTGCCATGATTGGTCAGGTTGCTGGAGGAGGCCGTACTGAGAAGCCCATGTTGAAAGcaggaaatgcataccacaagTTCAGGGTGAAGAGAAACTCATGGCCCAAGGTTCGTGGTGTTGCTATGAACCCTGTGGAGCATCCCCATGGTGGTGGTAACCATCAACATATTGGTCATGCCAGTACCGTACGTCGTGATGCACCACCCGGGCAGAAGGTAGGTCTTATTGCAGCCAGGAGAACTGGTCGGCTCCGTGGTCAAGCTGCCGCAACAGCTGCTAAGGCCGATAAGGCTTAG